From Streptomyces sp. 6-11-2, one genomic window encodes:
- a CDS encoding roadblock/LC7 domain-containing protein, whose translation MAAAEPEILDELRRLRARVPQLTGALAASVDGLVLAHDTPGVEPESVAALTATALGVAVRMSDMTGQGDLRELLVRGVHGYVATYAAGRTAVLTLLAQDRVNVGRLHLEGRRAGARIGELVDAEAADASGKAPAKAAKPATRTGTARTRTTRAPRTTATNARTTTDS comes from the coding sequence ATGGCAGCAGCCGAGCCCGAGATCCTGGACGAGCTACGCCGGCTCAGAGCCCGGGTACCCCAGCTCACCGGCGCCCTCGCCGCCAGTGTCGACGGCCTCGTACTGGCCCACGACACCCCCGGTGTGGAGCCGGAGAGCGTGGCGGCACTCACCGCGACCGCGCTCGGCGTCGCCGTGCGCATGTCGGACATGACCGGCCAGGGCGATCTGCGCGAACTGCTCGTGCGGGGCGTCCACGGCTATGTCGCGACCTACGCGGCGGGCCGCACCGCGGTGCTGACCCTGCTCGCCCAGGACCGCGTCAACGTCGGCCGCCTCCATCTGGAGGGCCGCCGTGCGGGCGCCCGCATCGGGGAGCTGGTCGACGCCGAGGCGGCCGACGCTTCCGGCAAGGCGCCCGCGAAAGCCGCGAAACCGGCCACCAGGACCGGCACCGCACGGACCAGAACCACCCGCGCGCCACGCACCACTGCCACCAACGCGCGCACTACCACTGATAGTTGA
- a CDS encoding transcriptional regulator: protein MTVVDTPPPPQLPLRSKPAAEDTAWGDLSPMLTRLAAEQATGVLVREHGTLHLAEGRVVHAESPLSPGLDLLLTAHGTLTAEAWRDAVTRADDRRGAARLLLDGGHLTEGALELCHLGALHDAAYFALAPSSTPGRFRYGIAHPLGPVLPVPVAALERGILRRRELLHRVWPDAAPDSAPLVRTHAAAAPKLTPRQRKLLERVDGTRTATDLARELGRQAFHTLVDVRRLAAAGLVAPVVAPRDAPVPDGAGQTPALADRLAYTTDPHITLLKRLRDALEAL, encoded by the coding sequence ATGACCGTGGTCGACACCCCGCCCCCACCCCAGCTGCCGCTGCGCAGCAAGCCGGCCGCCGAGGACACGGCCTGGGGCGACCTCTCGCCGATGCTGACCCGGCTCGCCGCCGAGCAGGCCACCGGCGTCCTGGTCCGCGAACACGGCACGCTCCACCTCGCCGAGGGCCGTGTGGTGCACGCCGAGAGCCCCCTGAGCCCCGGCCTGGACCTGCTGCTCACCGCCCACGGCACGTTGACGGCCGAGGCGTGGCGGGACGCGGTCACCCGCGCCGACGACCGGCGCGGCGCCGCACGCCTGCTGCTGGACGGCGGCCATCTGACCGAGGGAGCCCTGGAGTTGTGCCACCTGGGCGCACTCCACGACGCCGCCTACTTCGCGCTCGCCCCGAGCAGCACCCCGGGCCGGTTCCGCTACGGCATCGCCCACCCGCTCGGCCCCGTCCTGCCGGTCCCGGTGGCCGCCCTGGAGCGCGGGATCCTGCGCCGCCGCGAGCTGCTGCACCGCGTCTGGCCCGACGCCGCGCCCGACAGCGCCCCGCTGGTGCGGACACACGCCGCCGCGGCACCGAAGCTGACGCCCCGCCAGCGGAAGCTCCTGGAGCGGGTCGACGGCACCCGCACGGCCACCGACCTGGCCCGGGAGCTGGGCCGGCAGGCGTTCCACACCCTGGTGGACGTACGGCGTCTGGCGGCCGCGGGGCTCGTCGCGCCGGTCGTCGCGCCACGGGACGCGCCCGTACCGGACGGCGCCGGACAGACCCCCGCGCTCGCCGACCGGCTGGCGTACACCACCGACCCCCACATCACGCTGCTGAAGAGGCTCAGGGATGCGCTGGAGGCCCTTTGA
- a CDS encoding diaminopimelate decarboxylase, whose product MDDGMGQNHGDRIGEADRGRAVRRDEAVRAAVAQGLLGLGSPIVGLLDVTGIRESATALRAAFEAVLAPGTPVLHAFAVKATPLVPVLRLLHEEGIGAEVASPGELALARAAGVPPARTVLDSPAKTPAELREALELGIAVNADNPQELGRIDALVGSTTPRSPLGIRVNPQVGGGAIEALSTATATSKFGVALRDEGAREWVVRAYLDRPWLTRLHAHTGSQGIPLSLMAQGVARTYELAEEINARAGRRQIDTLDIGGGLPVNFGSEATAPTYARYARLLREVMPGLCEGRYGLVTEFGRSLLAKQGTLVARVEYTKSAGGRPVAVTHAGVQVATRTVYVPEAWPLRLAAYDAKGRPKPGPEVVQDVAGPACFAGDLLAEARALAPLEPGDHVAALDTGAYYFAHHYAYNSLPRPGVYGYVPDGRGGVAFAVVREPQPVEEIVAESGGAHASALTTLRAPERS is encoded by the coding sequence ATGGACGACGGCATGGGCCAGAACCACGGCGACAGGATCGGCGAGGCGGACCGCGGGCGGGCGGTACGACGGGACGAGGCGGTGCGGGCCGCGGTGGCGCAGGGGCTGCTCGGCCTCGGCTCCCCCATCGTGGGCCTGCTCGACGTCACCGGCATCCGGGAGTCCGCGACGGCGCTCCGGGCGGCGTTCGAGGCGGTGCTGGCGCCGGGGACTCCGGTGCTGCACGCCTTCGCCGTCAAGGCGACCCCGCTCGTGCCCGTCCTGCGGCTGCTGCACGAGGAGGGCATCGGCGCCGAGGTGGCGAGCCCGGGGGAACTGGCGCTGGCGCGGGCGGCCGGGGTGCCGCCCGCCCGTACCGTGCTGGACTCACCCGCCAAGACGCCTGCCGAACTGCGCGAGGCGCTGGAACTCGGTATCGCCGTCAACGCGGACAACCCGCAGGAGCTGGGACGCATCGACGCCCTCGTGGGCTCCACCACCCCTCGCTCACCGCTCGGGATACGGGTGAATCCGCAGGTCGGCGGAGGTGCCATCGAGGCGCTGTCGACGGCCACGGCGACCTCGAAGTTCGGCGTGGCGCTACGTGACGAGGGCGCCCGCGAGTGGGTCGTGCGGGCGTATCTGGACCGTCCGTGGCTGACCCGGCTGCACGCCCACACCGGGTCCCAGGGCATCCCGCTCTCCCTGATGGCGCAGGGCGTGGCACGGACGTACGAACTCGCCGAGGAGATCAACGCGCGCGCGGGGCGGCGGCAGATCGACACCCTCGACATCGGCGGCGGGCTGCCGGTGAACTTCGGCTCCGAGGCGACCGCGCCGACCTACGCGCGGTACGCGCGGCTGCTGCGCGAGGTGATGCCGGGGCTGTGCGAGGGGCGGTACGGGCTGGTGACCGAGTTCGGGCGGTCGCTGCTGGCCAAGCAGGGCACGCTGGTGGCCCGGGTGGAGTACACCAAGAGCGCCGGGGGACGGCCGGTGGCCGTGACCCACGCGGGCGTGCAGGTCGCGACGCGCACGGTCTACGTGCCGGAGGCCTGGCCGCTGCGCCTGGCCGCGTACGACGCGAAGGGGCGGCCCAAGCCGGGACCCGAGGTGGTGCAGGACGTGGCCGGGCCCGCCTGCTTCGCGGGCGACCTGCTCGCCGAGGCCCGCGCGCTCGCCCCGCTCGAACCGGGCGACCACGTGGCGGCGCTGGACACCGGGGCCTACTACTTCGCCCACCACTACGCCTACAACTCCCTGCCCCGGCCCGGGGTTTACGGCTACGTCCCGGACGGCCGCGGGGGTGTCGCCTTCGCGGTCGTGCGCGAGCCGCAGCCGGTCGAGGAGATCGTGGCCGAGTCAGGAGGGGCGCACGCCTCGGCGCTCACCACCCTGCGCGCACCCGAGCGCTCCTGA
- a CDS encoding allantoate amidohydrolase translates to MWRELLPVGRHPESGGYRRFAWTAADAECRAWFRRQAEDRGLAYEVDRNGNQWAWLGDPAAGDAVVTGSHLDSVPDGGAFDGPLGVVSSFAALDELRGRNARFTKPLAVVNFGDEEGARFGLACTGSRLTAGQLTVEQAHRLTDADGVTLARAMEAAGYDPDAIGPDPERLARIGAFVELHVEQGRALDLTGDPVGVASAIWPHGRWRFDFRGEANHAGTTRLVDRRDPMLSYAETVLAARHEATLAGAVATFGKIAVEPNGVNAIPSLVRGWLDSRAADQATLDTVVTGVEKAAREYAAAHGVDLDVVRESFTPVVEFDHTLRDELARLLGTDTDLKVPVLGTGAGHDAGILSGSVPTAMLFVRNPTGVSHSPAEFAAEDDCVAGVRALADVLEGLACT, encoded by the coding sequence ATGTGGCGGGAGCTGCTCCCCGTCGGGCGCCACCCCGAGTCCGGTGGCTACCGGCGATTCGCCTGGACCGCGGCCGACGCCGAGTGCCGGGCCTGGTTCCGGCGGCAGGCCGAGGACCGCGGGCTGGCCTACGAGGTCGACCGCAACGGCAACCAGTGGGCCTGGCTCGGGGACCCCGCGGCCGGGGACGCCGTGGTCACCGGGTCGCACCTCGACTCCGTGCCCGACGGCGGGGCCTTCGACGGGCCCCTGGGCGTCGTGTCCTCCTTCGCCGCCCTCGACGAACTGCGCGGCCGGAACGCGCGGTTCACCAAGCCGCTGGCCGTCGTCAACTTCGGTGACGAGGAGGGCGCCCGGTTCGGGCTGGCCTGCACCGGCTCGCGGCTGACCGCCGGGCAGCTCACCGTCGAGCAGGCGCACCGGCTCACCGACGCCGACGGAGTCACGCTGGCCAGGGCCATGGAGGCCGCCGGGTACGACCCCGACGCCATCGGCCCCGACCCGGAGCGGCTCGCGCGCATCGGCGCCTTCGTCGAACTGCACGTCGAGCAGGGACGCGCCCTCGACCTGACCGGCGACCCCGTCGGCGTGGCCAGCGCCATCTGGCCGCACGGGCGGTGGCGGTTCGACTTCCGGGGCGAGGCCAACCACGCGGGCACCACCCGGCTCGTCGACCGGCGCGACCCGATGCTGTCGTACGCCGAGACCGTGCTCGCCGCCCGGCACGAGGCGACGCTCGCCGGTGCCGTCGCCACCTTCGGCAAGATCGCCGTCGAGCCGAACGGCGTCAACGCGATCCCGTCCCTGGTGCGCGGCTGGCTCGACTCCCGCGCCGCCGACCAGGCGACCCTGGACACCGTGGTCACCGGTGTCGAGAAGGCGGCCCGCGAGTACGCCGCGGCGCACGGCGTCGACCTGGACGTGGTCCGCGAGTCCTTCACGCCCGTCGTCGAGTTCGACCACACCCTGCGCGACGAGCTCGCCCGTCTCCTGGGCACGGACACCGACCTGAAGGTGCCGGTGCTCGGCACGGGTGCCGGACACGACGCCGGAATCCTGTCCGGGAGCGTCCCGACCGCCATGCTGTTCGTGCGCAACCCCACCGGTGTCTCGCACTCCCCGGCCGAGTTCGCGGCCGAGGACGACTGTGTGGCCGGGGTGCGCGCGCTCGCCGACGTACTGGAAGGGCTGGCCTGCACGTGA
- the hutU gene encoding urocanate hydratase, whose amino-acid sequence MSGPRPVRAPRGTELSALGWQQEAALRMLQNNLDPEVAEHPDKLVVYGGTGKAARDWRSFDAMVRTLRTLKADETMLVQSGRPVGVMQTHEWAPRVLLANSNLVGDWANWEEFRRLEALGLTMYGQMTAGSWIYIGTQGILQGTYETFAAVAAKKFGGTLAGTITLTAGLGGMGGAQPLAVTMNDGVAICIDCDPRAIERRIEHRYLDVKADSLEQALQLAVEARDQRKALSIGVLGNAAELVPQLLAMSAPIDIVTDQTSAHDPLAYLPLGVDFEDMADAAAKDPAGFTTRAREAMARHVEAMVGFMDAGAEVFDYGNSIRGEAQLAGYERAFAFPGFVPAYIRPLFCEGKGPFRWAALSGEASDIAKTDKAILDLFPENESLARWIKLAGERVHFQGLPARICWLGYGERDKAGERFNDMVASGELQAPIVIGRDHLDCGSVASPYRETEAMLDGSDAIADWPLLNAMVNVASGASWVSIHHGGGVGMGRSIHAGQVTVADGTALAGEKIRRVLTNDPGMGVIRHVDAGYDIAESVAGERGVRVPMREGEEA is encoded by the coding sequence ATGTCAGGACCCCGCCCCGTACGAGCGCCGCGCGGTACGGAACTGAGCGCCCTGGGATGGCAGCAGGAAGCCGCCCTGCGGATGCTCCAGAACAACCTCGACCCCGAGGTCGCCGAGCACCCCGACAAGCTCGTCGTCTACGGCGGCACCGGCAAGGCGGCCCGCGACTGGCGCTCCTTCGACGCCATGGTCCGCACGCTGAGGACCCTCAAGGCCGACGAGACCATGCTCGTCCAGTCCGGCCGCCCGGTCGGCGTCATGCAGACCCACGAGTGGGCCCCGCGCGTGCTGCTGGCCAACTCCAACCTCGTCGGCGACTGGGCCAACTGGGAGGAGTTCCGCCGCCTGGAGGCCCTCGGCCTGACGATGTACGGCCAGATGACCGCCGGCTCCTGGATCTACATCGGCACCCAGGGCATCCTCCAGGGCACCTACGAGACCTTCGCCGCCGTCGCCGCGAAGAAGTTCGGCGGCACGCTCGCCGGGACGATCACCCTGACCGCCGGCCTCGGCGGCATGGGCGGCGCCCAGCCCCTCGCCGTCACCATGAACGACGGCGTGGCCATCTGCATCGACTGCGACCCGCGCGCCATCGAGCGGCGCATCGAGCACCGCTACCTCGACGTGAAGGCCGACTCCCTGGAGCAGGCCCTCCAACTGGCCGTGGAGGCGCGCGACCAGCGCAAGGCCCTGTCCATCGGCGTCCTGGGCAACGCGGCCGAGCTCGTCCCGCAGCTGCTCGCGATGAGCGCGCCCATCGACATCGTCACCGACCAGACCTCCGCCCACGACCCGCTGGCCTACCTCCCGCTGGGCGTCGACTTCGAGGACATGGCCGACGCCGCCGCCAAGGACCCGGCCGGCTTCACCACCCGGGCCCGCGAGGCCATGGCCCGGCACGTCGAGGCCATGGTCGGCTTCATGGACGCCGGCGCCGAGGTCTTCGACTACGGCAACTCGATCCGCGGCGAGGCCCAGCTCGCCGGGTACGAGCGGGCGTTCGCCTTCCCCGGGTTCGTCCCCGCCTACATCCGGCCGCTGTTCTGCGAGGGCAAGGGCCCGTTCCGCTGGGCCGCGCTGTCGGGTGAGGCGTCCGACATCGCCAAGACCGACAAGGCGATCCTGGACCTGTTCCCCGAGAACGAGTCCCTGGCGCGCTGGATCAAGCTGGCCGGCGAGCGCGTCCACTTCCAGGGCCTGCCCGCTCGCATCTGCTGGCTCGGCTACGGCGAGCGCGACAAGGCGGGCGAGCGGTTCAACGACATGGTCGCGAGCGGTGAGCTCCAGGCGCCGATCGTGATCGGCCGCGACCACCTCGACTGCGGCTCCGTCGCCTCCCCGTACCGGGAGACCGAGGCCATGCTCGACGGCTCCGACGCGATCGCCGACTGGCCGCTGCTGAACGCGATGGTGAACGTGGCGTCGGGCGCGTCCTGGGTGTCGATCCACCACGGTGGCGGCGTCGGCATGGGACGGTCCATCCACGCCGGCCAGGTGACGGTCGCCGACGGCACCGCGCTCGCCGGGGAGAAGATCCGGCGGGTGCTCACCAACGACCCCGGCATGGGCGTGATCCGGCACGTGGACGCCGGGTACGACATCGCGGAGTCGGTGGCCGGCGAACGCGGGGTGCGCGTGCCCATGCGCGAGGGTGAGGAGGCGTGA
- a CDS encoding formimidoylglutamate deiminase, giving the protein MTPTEQTRTYWLEQAWHGTLPQALDGARAGGTPIEPGVALDVRGGRIAAVRTGVPVPPMGAEVLRGLTIPGLANAHSHAFHRALRGTVQVGSGTFWTWREVMYATADRLTPETYHALARAVYAEMALAGITAVGEFHYVHHAPGGARYADPNAMGEALIEAAAEAGIRITLLDTCYLAAGFGQPPDTHQLRFSDGTAEAWAERCSVLKERDHARIGAAVHSVRAVPARELATVARWAEERRAPLHVHLSEQTAENDACQAAHGCTPARLLADHGVLGPRTTGVHNTHLTDEDIALLGGSGTGTCMCPTTERDLADGIGPAVALQRAGSPLSLGSDSHAVVDLLEEARAMELNERLRTRTRGHWTAAALLRAATADGHAALGWSDAGSLTPGARADFTTIALDSVRTAGTLPRLGAETAVFAATAADVRHTVVAGRHIVRDGAHTLVPDVPSALAGAVQALRG; this is encoded by the coding sequence GTGACCCCCACCGAGCAGACGCGGACGTACTGGCTGGAGCAGGCCTGGCACGGCACCCTTCCCCAAGCTCTCGACGGCGCTCGAGCAGGGGGGACCCCCATCGAGCCGGGCGTGGCGCTCGACGTGCGCGGCGGCCGCATCGCGGCCGTCCGCACCGGCGTGCCCGTCCCGCCCATGGGAGCCGAGGTGCTGCGGGGACTCACGATCCCGGGACTCGCCAACGCGCACAGCCACGCCTTCCACCGGGCTCTGCGCGGCACCGTCCAGGTCGGCTCCGGGACGTTCTGGACCTGGCGCGAGGTCATGTACGCCACCGCCGACCGGCTCACCCCCGAGACGTACCACGCGCTGGCCCGCGCGGTGTACGCCGAGATGGCGCTGGCCGGCATCACCGCCGTCGGCGAGTTCCACTACGTCCACCACGCTCCGGGAGGCGCCCGGTACGCCGACCCGAACGCGATGGGCGAGGCCCTGATCGAGGCCGCTGCCGAAGCCGGAATCCGCATCACCCTCCTCGACACCTGCTACCTGGCCGCCGGATTCGGTCAGCCGCCCGACACCCACCAGCTCCGCTTCTCCGACGGGACGGCCGAGGCCTGGGCCGAACGCTGTTCAGTTCTCAAGGAACGGGATCACGCGCGGATCGGTGCCGCCGTGCACTCCGTACGGGCCGTGCCCGCGCGGGAACTGGCGACGGTGGCGCGGTGGGCCGAGGAGCGGCGGGCCCCGCTCCATGTGCACCTGTCGGAGCAGACCGCCGAGAACGACGCCTGCCAGGCCGCCCACGGCTGCACCCCGGCCCGGCTGCTGGCCGACCACGGCGTCCTCGGCCCGCGCACGACCGGCGTGCACAACACCCACCTGACCGACGAGGACATCGCCCTGCTCGGCGGATCCGGCACCGGCACCTGCATGTGTCCGACCACCGAGCGGGACCTGGCCGACGGCATCGGGCCCGCCGTCGCCCTCCAGCGCGCCGGCTCCCCGCTCTCCCTGGGCTCCGACAGCCACGCCGTCGTCGACCTGCTCGAAGAGGCCCGCGCGATGGAGCTGAACGAGCGGCTGCGCACCCGCACCCGCGGCCACTGGACGGCCGCGGCCCTGCTGCGGGCCGCCACCGCCGACGGACACGCCGCCCTCGGCTGGTCCGACGCCGGCAGCCTCACCCCCGGCGCCCGCGCCGACTTCACGACGATCGCGCTGGACTCGGTCAGGACAGCGGGGACGCTGCCCAGGCTCGGCGCCGAGACGGCCGTATTCGCGGCGACCGCCGCGGACGTACGCCATACGGTCGTGGCCGGTCGGCACATCGTGCGGGACGGCGCCCACACCCTCGTACCGGACGTGCCGTCGGCGCTGGCAGGCGCCGTCCAGGCACTGCGCGGCTGA